From the Saccharomonospora marina XMU15 genome, the window CTGGGCCTGCACGTACTCGCCTTCGGCACCGCGTTCGCTCGCCGCTACGTCGGGGGGCGGCTTGCCCTCGACGTGCAGCACGACCTGCGTCGCTCGGTGTTCTCGGCCGTCTCCAGGTTGGACGGCGGCAAGCAGGACTCGATGCGCACCGGGCAGATCGCCTCGCGCGCCATCACCGACCTGCAGCTGGTCACCGGAATCCTGATGCAGGTGCCGCTTTCGGCGGGTTCGGTGGTGTTCGCCCTGCTCGCGCTGGGGGCGATGCTGTGGATGTCGCCGCTGCTCACGCTCATCGCACTGGTCGTGACGCCCGCCGTGGCGATCGTGGTGGCCGTGAGCAGGCGAAGACTGTTTCCCGCCACCTGGTCGGCGCAGCAGCGGGCGGCCGACATCGCCCAGCAGGTCGAGGAGACCGTCACCGGCGTGCGCGTGGTGAAGGGCTTCGGCCAGGAATCCCGTGAGGTCGGCAAACTGTCCGCCACGGCGCGCAAGCTCTACGCCGAGCGGCTGCGCGCGGCCAGGCTCTCGGCGCTGCCGACGGCCACCACCTCGGCGTTGCCCGCGGCGGGACAGGTGGCCGTGCTCGCGGTCGGCGGCATCCTGGCACTGCGCGGGCAGATCAGCCTGGGAACGTTCCTGGCATTCGCCACCTACGTCTCCGCGCTCGTCGGTCCGGCACGGATGCTGGCCAGCCTGGTGGTGCAGGCACAGTTGACGCGTGCGGGTGCGGAACGCGTGCACGAACTCGTCGACGCCCAGCCCGAGATCCACGACCCGAGCGATCCCCAGCGACTGCCCGACGGCCCCCTCGACATCCGGTTCGAGGACGTGCGGTTCGGATACTCGCGCAGCGAGCCGGTGCTGGACGGGCTGTCACTGCACGCCAGACCGGGCGAGACGCTCGCGCTCGTGGGCACGGCGGGCTCGGGCAAGTCGACGACCTCGCTGCTGCTGCCCCGCTTCTACGACGTGCACCAGGGCCGGATCCTCATCGGCGGGGTCGATGTGCGCGACGTCCGCCTTTCGCAGCTGCGCAGCGCCATCGGCGTCGTGTTCGAGGAGGCGTTCCTGTTCTCCACCTCGGTACGCGACAACATCGCCTACGGCAGACCCGACGCCAGTGACGAGGAGATCGTGGCCGCGGCGAAGGCCGCCGAGGCACACGAGTTCATCAGCGCGCTCCCGGACGGCTACGACACGCTGGTGGGCGAACGGGGGCTCACGTTGTCGGGCGGCCAGCGGCAGCGGCTCGGGCTGGCGCGAGCGTTGCTGACCGATCCGAGAGTGCTCGTGCTCGACGACGCCACCTCAGCGGTGGACACGGTGACCGAGGCCGCGATCCACCAGACGCTTCGCGACGTCACCGCGGCCAGGACAACGCTGCTCATCGCCCACCGCCGTTCCACGCTCGCGCTCGCCGACCGCATCGCCGTGCTCGACGGCGGCCGGGTTGTCGACGTCGGCACCTCGGAGGAGCTGTCGGTGCGCTGCCCGCTGTTTCGCGACCTGCTCGCCGGTCCAGGCGACGACGTGGAGGAGACCTACCGCAGCGAGACGCTCACCAGGGACGAGTCCGGGATCACCCCGCAACTGTGGCCGAGCGGGCAAGGCGGCGACGAGGTGGAGCGGCTGGCGGTGTCGGCGGCGAGCCGCGGCCCCGACGCGACCAGGCCCGCTGCGGGAGGTGGCGGACCCGGCGCGCGGGCTTCGCTGGACCTGCCGCCGACGCCGGACCTGCTGCGGCGCGTGCGGGAACTGCCCGCAGCCACCGGGACGCCGAAGCTGGGCGGTGCCGACCCCACCGCGCCGGATCCGGGGTTCCGGCTGCGCGGGCTGCTGCGCCCGGTCAGGGCCCTGCTCGGCGTCGTCGTGGTGCTCGTGGCGCTCGACGCGCTGGCCACCATCGCGTTGCCCGCGCTGTATCAGCGTGGTGTGGACGACGGGGTCCGCGTCGGCGTCGAGTCGGCGGTGTGGTTCGCCGCCGCGGCGGGCGCGCTGGTGATCGCACTCGACTGGGCCGTCATCAACGCGCAGACCCGGCTCACAGCCCGCACCGGCGAGTCGGTGCTGTACCTGCTGCGCGTACGCAGCTACGCCCACCTGCAGCGGCTCGGCCTCGACTACTACGAGCGCGAACTCGCGGGCCGGATCATGACGCGGATGACCACCGACGTCGACGCGCTCTCCTCCTTTCTGCAGACGGGCCTGGCCACGGCGGTGGTCAGCACACTGACCATCGCGGGCATCAGCGGCGCGCTACTGGTGACCGATCCCGGCCTCGCGCTTGCCGCCTTCGCGGTGCTGCCCGTGCTCGTGGCTGCCACGGTGGTGTTCCGCAGGCTGGCTTCGGCCGCCTACACCGAGGCCAGGGAACGTGTCAGCGCCGTCAACGCCGACATGCAGGAGAACGTGAGCGGGTTGCGAGTGGCGCAGGCCTACACGCGCGAGGAGCGCTCGGCGCGTGACTTCGCCTCCCGAAGCGACGCCTACCGCCGGTCCAGGTTGCGGGCGCAGCGCTACGTGGCCACCTACTTCCCGTTCGTCACGCTGCTTTCCGGAGCCGCCGAGGCGATCGTGCTCGTCACGGGTGCGCAACGAGTGGCGGCGGGCACTCTTTCCGTCGGTGTGCTGCTGGCGTTCCTGCTCTATCTGGGCCTGTTCTTCTCCCCGGTGCAGCAGTTGTCGTCGGTGTTCGACGGCTACCAGCAGGCCAAGGTCGGGCTGCGCCGGATCGGCGACCTGCTGCGCACGCCCACATCGGTGCCGGTGGCGGACAACCCCGTGCCGGTACCGCCGCGGCTTCGCGGCGAGGTGGAGCTGGAGGGCGTGGAGTTCACCTACCCCGGCACACACACCCCGGCGCTGCGCGACCTTTCGCTGCACGTGCCGGCGGGTACCACGGTGGCGCTGGTGGGAGCCACCGGCGCAGGCAAGTCCACAGTGGTCAAACTGGTCGCGCGGTTCCACGACGCCACCCAAGGCACCGTGCGCATCGACGGAGTTGACGTGCGCGACTACGACCTGCAAGGGCTGCGTGCCCGGCTGGGAGTGGTGCCGCAGGAGGCGCACCTGTTCTCCGGGACGGTCGCCGACAACGTGCGCTACGGCAGGCCGTCGGCCACCGATGCGGAGGTGGAGGCCGCCGTTCGTTCGGTGGGAGCGCTGGATGCGGTGGCCGCGCTGCCCGACGGGTTCCACCAGCAGGTCGGCGAGCGTGGCCGGTCGCTTTCGGCGGGGCAACGGCAGCTCGTCGCGCTGGCCAGGGCGGAGTTGGTTGACCCGGACGTGCTGCTGCTGGACGAGGCCACAGCGGCGCTGGACCCGGCGACCGAGGCGGTGGTGTTGCGGGCCACCGACGAACTCGCGAAGAAGCGTACGACGTTCGTGGTCGCTCACCGCCTGGCCACCGCCGCCAGGGCCGACGAGATCGTGGTGCTCGACCACGGCCGCATCGTCGAGCGAGGCACCCACGCCGAACTGCTCGGGGCAGGCGGCCACTACGCCGACCTGTGGCGACTGGGCGGCTGAGCCCGATCGCCTACCTCAATCGTTGCGATTGTCGTTGGGGTGTTCCGGGGCGCGCTCAATGCCGAGTGCATCCGAAACCATGTCGTCCAGCATCCGGTAGCTCACAAGACCCCAGGTGCCACACGGCTCGAACCGCTGCGGGAGGACTTCCCTCTCCTCGTTGACGTACTTCTTTCGAAGGCCGTCCCAGAAACAGTACCGTTCCAACTCGTCCGCGCGTTCCAACTCGCGGTGCAGCACCGTTTCGAAGATGCCGACTGTCCAGCCCTTCTTGTTGGTGTAAATCGGAGGAACGAGCAGCCGGTCCGGCGTCAACTCGTCGAGCGGTGGCTGCTTGTCCTCGCGCTCAACACTGTAGATATAGACAAGCATCGCACCCGACATCGGCGCCTTCGGAAACTGCAGATCCACCCCGATCACCCGACCGAACAAGTAGCGGTCGGTCGGTGGCCGCAGCACGAACACGTCACCCGGCCGCGGCGCCTTGTTGGATTTCTTCAGATACTGCAGATTTGTACGAAGCTCCACTAGTCATAACCGTTCTGTCGACGCCACCAGCGACGCCCTCGGCATCGTAGTTCCATCGCTCGGTTGAACCATCGGGTAACGTGCGGGAAAGGAGCTTTCCCTCCACCGTCCACGAGAACTGGCTTTCCCCTCCTAACTGGTCGATGATGCGAACCACTCGACCGAACTGGTCGCGAACATAGCGAGCAACCGAACCTTCCGGATTGATCGTCTCGATCGGCAACCCAGCGGGGTCTGTCCTGATGCGAGTTTCCTTGCCGAGCGCGTCGACCACGGCGACCAGGTGTCCGGTATCGTTGTATCGGCAGGTCGTGACAGAACCGAGCGGATCGATCAACCGCACGACGTTGCCGCGACTGTCGTAGATTCGCCGCAACACGGCGCCGTCCGGGTCGATCGTGGTCTCGGGAAGGCTGAGTTCGTTGTAGGTGACCCGGCGTTGCGAGCCGTCCGGCCGCGTGGTCACCGTCCGGTTGCCCCACTCGTCGTATTCATGTCGGGTAACCCGACCCAGCGGGTCCGTCGAAGAAAGCAGCCGGTCGAACCGATCCCATTCGAAGGTTGTCGTCCGTCCCAGCGGATCGGTCTCGGCGACCAGTTGCAGGGCTTCGTTGAACTTGTAGCTGGTCGTGTCACCAAGCGAGTTCGTGTAACGGGTGACGCCATCCTCAATGGAGTAATCGATGGAGCACGTCAACGCGCTGCCAGAACCGTCGGTTCGCACGCAGCGGCCAGCGTGGTCGTACTCGTAGGAATACCACTCGCCTGTGCGGTCGGTCCAGCGCACGACGCGACCCGCGCCGTCGTACTCGTACCGGACCGGCCGACCTGAGGAGTTGGCGACCTCGGCAAGCCTTCCCGCGTCGTCGTATGCGTATCTGACCAACGAAATCTCGGCGCTGTCCGGACTCGCCAGGCGCAGTTCGGTAACGCGTCCGTGTTCGGAGCTGACGATCACCCGGTAGCCACCGGAGTGCTCGACAGCGGTCGGGACGCCCGTGTCGTCACGGGTGACGTCAATCCGATTCCCGTTGCGGTCGACCACTGTAGACAGTTCTGCGATCGCCACTCGGCCGGTTGCTCTGGCTTCGGCGAAGTGCAGCCTGATTCCGCGATCACGCTGCTCCACCACATAGCCACCTTCCGGCCCGCATGCCAGCTCCCAACGGGAACCCTCCGAGGGCAGCACGGATTCCGAGTCCGAGGCGGGGTGCGGATAGACGAGCAGTGGACCATCAGCCGTGACGAGGCAGATCCCTCCGTCGT encodes:
- a CDS encoding immunity 26/phosphotriesterase HocA family protein, which encodes MELRTNLQYLKKSNKAPRPGDVFVLRPPTDRYLFGRVIGVDLQFPKAPMSGAMLVYIYSVEREDKQPPLDELTPDRLLVPPIYTNKKGWTVGIFETVLHRELERADELERYCFWDGLRKKYVNEEREVLPQRFEPCGTWGLVSYRMLDDMVSDALGIERAPEHPNDNRND
- a CDS encoding DUF6531 domain-containing protein is translated as MPEGNPLVAQEQSQTTAVTGIGIAESAQGLAQGISDGSWVAAGLGAVGTGLEVLSMVIDPVGTLMQYGVSWLIEHVQPLKEALDWLAGDPPVIQSFSQTWANVAAEVSAIAQDVGNEANNGTAGWTGAGADAYRGSAAQQADAIAGAASLSEGISTGVMIMGEVVAAVRETVRDLVAELVGKLITWALEAAATLGFATPAIAAQATAAISKAISTISDLIRKLVKTISNVSPLIRKVVTKLDEIIQALAKLGRKIDGGSPSGATTPSGATTPSGFDGPSGSTTPSGSTAPSGSTTPSGTTTPSGSTTPDAPSSTSKPDGTSPSATSPDGTTSPNGGGKPDATTNNPERAPDGGTTARDQTAGDERTPARSNDSKCEGGDPIDLATGEMLTVKTDVMLPGVLPLVLKRAHISSYRVGRLFGSSWASTLDQRLEIDDGGICLVTADGPLLVYPHPASDSESVLPSEGSRWELACGPEGGYVVEQRDRGIRLHFAEARATGRVAIAELSTVVDRNGNRIDVTRDDTGVPTAVEHSGGYRVIVSSEHGRVTELRLASPDSAEISLVRYAYDDAGRLAEVANSSGRPVRYEYDGAGRVVRWTDRTGEWYSYEYDHAGRCVRTDGSGSALTCSIDYSIEDGVTRYTNSLGDTTSYKFNEALQLVAETDPLGRTTTFEWDRFDRLLSSTDPLGRVTRHEYDEWGNRTVTTRPDGSQRRVTYNELSLPETTIDPDGAVLRRIYDSRGNVVRLIDPLGSVTTCRYNDTGHLVAVVDALGKETRIRTDPAGLPIETINPEGSVARYVRDQFGRVVRIIDQLGGESQFSWTVEGKLLSRTLPDGSTERWNYDAEGVAGGVDRTVMTSGASYKSAVSEEIQQGAAAG
- a CDS encoding ABC transporter ATP-binding protein; its protein translation is MGSRVAAHAHTHDPPRNGWIRRLAAACWRHPVLVVLALGAAVVGVGFQAAIPLLVKAAVDDAVAGETARLGLLAAGLLGLHVLAFGTAFARRYVGGRLALDVQHDLRRSVFSAVSRLDGGKQDSMRTGQIASRAITDLQLVTGILMQVPLSAGSVVFALLALGAMLWMSPLLTLIALVVTPAVAIVVAVSRRRLFPATWSAQQRAADIAQQVEETVTGVRVVKGFGQESREVGKLSATARKLYAERLRAARLSALPTATTSALPAAGQVAVLAVGGILALRGQISLGTFLAFATYVSALVGPARMLASLVVQAQLTRAGAERVHELVDAQPEIHDPSDPQRLPDGPLDIRFEDVRFGYSRSEPVLDGLSLHARPGETLALVGTAGSGKSTTSLLLPRFYDVHQGRILIGGVDVRDVRLSQLRSAIGVVFEEAFLFSTSVRDNIAYGRPDASDEEIVAAAKAAEAHEFISALPDGYDTLVGERGLTLSGGQRQRLGLARALLTDPRVLVLDDATSAVDTVTEAAIHQTLRDVTAARTTLLIAHRRSTLALADRIAVLDGGRVVDVGTSEELSVRCPLFRDLLAGPGDDVEETYRSETLTRDESGITPQLWPSGQGGDEVERLAVSAASRGPDATRPAAGGGGPGARASLDLPPTPDLLRRVRELPAATGTPKLGGADPTAPDPGFRLRGLLRPVRALLGVVVVLVALDALATIALPALYQRGVDDGVRVGVESAVWFAAAAGALVIALDWAVINAQTRLTARTGESVLYLLRVRSYAHLQRLGLDYYERELAGRIMTRMTTDVDALSSFLQTGLATAVVSTLTIAGISGALLVTDPGLALAAFAVLPVLVAATVVFRRLASAAYTEARERVSAVNADMQENVSGLRVAQAYTREERSARDFASRSDAYRRSRLRAQRYVATYFPFVTLLSGAAEAIVLVTGAQRVAAGTLSVGVLLAFLLYLGLFFSPVQQLSSVFDGYQQAKVGLRRIGDLLRTPTSVPVADNPVPVPPRLRGEVELEGVEFTYPGTHTPALRDLSLHVPAGTTVALVGATGAGKSTVVKLVARFHDATQGTVRIDGVDVRDYDLQGLRARLGVVPQEAHLFSGTVADNVRYGRPSATDAEVEAAVRSVGALDAVAALPDGFHQQVGERGRSLSAGQRQLVALARAELVDPDVLLLDEATAALDPATEAVVLRATDELAKKRTTFVVAHRLATAARADEIVVLDHGRIVERGTHAELLGAGGHYADLWRLGG